In Methanofollis sp., a genomic segment contains:
- a CDS encoding aldolase: MSANVTLSVPADVPGTARETYIENYRTITHGSGRLMLFAGDQKIEHLNDDFFGEGIHEDDADPEHLFRIAQKGRIGVFATQLGLVARYGRDYSDVPYLVKLNSKTHLVKTAQKDPYSPMISTVGQVVAFRNQTGLKVLGVGYTVYLGSEYEAEMMREAAQIIFEAHQHGLITVLWIYPRGAAVKDEKDPHLIAGATGVAACLGSDFVKVNSPKKEGAVSAELLREVTRAAGRTQVVCAGGSSIDETKFLKELYDQIHTGGASGNATGRNIHQKSLDEAVRMCNAISAITIDNAPLEDAVALLKGN; the protein is encoded by the coding sequence ATGTCTGCAAATGTTACCCTGTCCGTCCCCGCCGACGTTCCCGGCACGGCACGGGAGACCTATATCGAGAACTACAGGACAATCACCCACGGATCCGGCCGCCTCATGCTCTTTGCCGGCGACCAGAAGATCGAGCACCTCAACGACGACTTCTTCGGCGAGGGCATCCACGAGGACGACGCCGACCCGGAGCACCTCTTCAGGATCGCACAGAAGGGGCGCATCGGCGTCTTCGCAACCCAGCTCGGCCTGGTCGCCCGGTACGGCCGGGACTATTCCGACGTCCCGTACCTGGTCAAGCTCAACTCCAAGACCCACCTCGTGAAGACCGCCCAGAAAGACCCGTACAGCCCGATGATCTCGACAGTCGGGCAGGTCGTCGCCTTCCGCAACCAGACCGGCCTGAAGGTCCTCGGCGTCGGCTACACGGTCTATCTCGGCTCGGAGTACGAGGCCGAGATGATGAGGGAAGCGGCCCAGATCATCTTCGAGGCCCACCAGCACGGCCTGATCACCGTCCTCTGGATCTACCCCCGCGGCGCGGCGGTGAAGGACGAGAAGGACCCGCACCTCATCGCGGGCGCCACCGGCGTCGCCGCCTGCCTCGGCTCCGACTTCGTCAAGGTGAACTCCCCGAAGAAGGAGGGCGCGGTCTCGGCCGAACTCCTCCGCGAAGTGACCCGCGCCGCAGGCAGGACGCAGGTCGTCTGTGCCGGCGGGTCGAGCATCGACGAGACGAAGTTCCTCAAGGAACTGTACGACCAGATCCACACCGGCGGTGCGTCAGGCAATGCAACAGGCCGGAACATCCACCAGAAGTCTCTCGACGAGGCGGTCAGGATGTGCAACGCCATCTCGGCCATCACCATCGACAATGCACCCCTTGAGGACGCCGTCGCGCTCCTGAAGGGCAACTGA
- a CDS encoding Lrp/AsnC family transcriptional regulator, protein MPSVEDEAQRIIQSRQEGVLQSELWKLLNIDSRKCSRVVKKLSDAGLIDRLEYREEGLKTYLLKARQQAVDPSLLMAGEELIPCIGCDLDCNVEQCSVLLDWMYELAISEVNE, encoded by the coding sequence ATGCCATCTGTTGAAGATGAGGCCCAGAGGATCATCCAGTCGAGGCAGGAAGGAGTGCTCCAGAGCGAACTCTGGAAACTCCTCAACATCGACAGCCGGAAATGCTCGCGGGTCGTTAAGAAACTGAGCGATGCCGGCCTCATCGATCGCCTCGAGTACAGAGAGGAGGGGCTCAAGACATACCTGCTGAAGGCACGGCAGCAGGCGGTCGATCCCTCTCTCCTGATGGCAGGAGAAGAGTTGATCCCCTGTATCGGTTGTGACCTGGACTGCAATGTGGAGCAGTGTTCGGTCCTTCTTGACTGGATGTACGAACTGGCAATTAGCGAAGTTAACGAGTAA
- a CDS encoding carboxymuconolactone decarboxylase family protein yields MKPENQKTLDDFLSHADTMADDVLAETENWLGTVPFIFTVMRERPEAFTLSALGDYKTARPASMDAKTAELVAIAAAAGAGADKCIKVHVGAAIREGATRDEILDTILIAGVIGKTHVLASSLRAFKESFS; encoded by the coding sequence ATGAAACCGGAAAATCAGAAGACTCTCGACGACTTCCTCTCCCATGCAGACACAATGGCCGACGACGTCCTTGCCGAGACCGAGAACTGGCTCGGCACCGTCCCCTTCATCTTCACCGTGATGCGCGAGCGCCCCGAGGCATTCACCCTCTCGGCCCTCGGCGACTACAAGACCGCACGGCCGGCGAGCATGGACGCAAAGACCGCCGAACTCGTGGCGATCGCCGCCGCCGCCGGTGCCGGCGCCGACAAGTGCATCAAGGTCCATGTCGGGGCAGCGATCCGGGAAGGGGCGACCCGCGACGAGATCCTGGATACGATCCTCATCGCCGGCGTCATCGGCAAGACGCACGTCCTCGCCTCCTCCCTCCGGGCCTTCAAGGAATCGTTCTCGTGA
- a CDS encoding WD40 repeat domain-containing protein: MPKWTLFALLFILILQAVAVGSAGEIEATRVWEHAFGSEILTLALAPDGSSFAVGTNRPGALYFYDRNGTLLWNHETGCPVYGSAVSKDGAYVVEGSDLVRVFTREGDLDWRWSSGYFAFSVAISPDGKYIAVGSDDSTVCLLRRGAGELWKYDTTGDVDTVAISADGSLVAAGADGQVYLLGKNGKKIWKKDAGKGIRSVAISPDGALIAVGSLDSRVHLYSSNGTLLWQYMADNRVHHVGITSDGRVVGASQDQAVYLLSKDGKLLWKETQPASVTAAVISDDGSLVLSGTGTGDQRVCMYALEMIAAVTTTQPTQPPTLPPVRTIETLPPVAEVPGAVPPEKSLFGFSTIFNRPLLQVLLLAGGVVLVGWIVMALYRRRR; encoded by the coding sequence ATGCCGAAGTGGACACTATTTGCTCTTCTCTTTATTCTGATACTGCAGGCCGTGGCGGTCGGGAGTGCCGGAGAGATCGAGGCGACCAGGGTATGGGAGCATGCCTTCGGGAGCGAGATCCTGACCCTCGCACTGGCGCCTGACGGTTCCTCCTTTGCGGTCGGGACAAACAGGCCGGGGGCCCTGTATTTTTATGACCGGAACGGCACCCTCCTCTGGAACCATGAGACAGGGTGCCCGGTCTATGGTTCGGCGGTCTCGAAGGACGGGGCCTATGTCGTCGAAGGGTCGGACCTGGTGCGGGTCTTTACCCGCGAGGGGGATCTGGACTGGAGGTGGAGTTCCGGATATTTCGCTTTCAGCGTGGCCATATCTCCCGATGGCAAATATATCGCCGTAGGAAGCGACGACAGCACCGTATGCCTTCTCAGGCGCGGCGCCGGCGAGTTATGGAAGTATGATACGACAGGCGACGTCGATACCGTCGCGATATCGGCCGACGGCAGTCTGGTCGCCGCGGGTGCCGACGGTCAGGTCTATCTGCTGGGCAAGAACGGCAAAAAGATCTGGAAAAAGGATGCCGGAAAAGGGATCCGGTCGGTTGCCATATCTCCGGATGGGGCCCTGATTGCCGTCGGGTCCCTGGATTCCCGGGTTCACCTCTATAGCAGCAATGGGACGCTGCTCTGGCAGTACATGGCCGACAACCGCGTCCATCATGTGGGGATCACATCTGACGGCCGGGTCGTCGGGGCATCGCAGGACCAGGCCGTCTATCTGCTCTCGAAAGACGGTAAACTCCTCTGGAAGGAGACACAGCCCGCGTCGGTCACCGCAGCCGTCATCTCGGACGACGGGTCCCTTGTCCTCTCGGGGACGGGCACGGGCGACCAGAGGGTCTGCATGTACGCCCTTGAAATGATTGCCGCCGTCACGACGACGCAGCCGACTCAGCCCCCGACACTCCCGCCTGTCAGAACGATCGAAACGCTGCCCCCTGTTGCGGAGGTCCCGGGGGCGGTGCCTCCGGAAAAGTCCCTGTTCGGGTTCTCGACCATTTTTAACCGGCCCCTGCTGCAGGTCCTCCTGCTCGCCGGCGGTGTCGTGCTTGTCGGGTGGATAGTGATGGCCCTGTACCGCCGGCGGCGGTGA
- a CDS encoding class 1 fructose-bisphosphatase, whose translation MTTLQDYLRAAGCEAGLQELIELIARQAGPIREAFITHQSYAGSENIYGEQQAAMDTWADEQIIGAARDSGLVRELSSEEQEEVLTFADAKQDYAIVMDPMDGSSLIQTNLAVGTIIGIFGNGSVRQKGRNLKAALYMLYGPMTTLTLTIGKGVQIFAMDHEGIYRLLEADVRMPEGTLYGTGGKRPEWTAPHTAFIETIEKEGAKVRYTGSYVADFHQILKYGGIYCYPALKDKPKGKLRLMYEAVPVGFIAEQAGGAITDGTRNLLDVEPDDPHQRTPIYVGSAGMIRKVKEIFGRTHA comes from the coding sequence ATGACGACACTGCAAGACTATCTCCGGGCGGCAGGCTGCGAAGCCGGGCTGCAGGAACTCATCGAACTTATCGCACGGCAGGCGGGCCCGATCAGGGAGGCCTTCATCACCCACCAGTCCTATGCCGGGAGCGAGAACATCTACGGCGAACAGCAGGCGGCGATGGACACCTGGGCCGACGAACAGATCATCGGGGCGGCCCGCGACTCAGGCCTCGTGCGCGAACTCTCCTCAGAGGAGCAGGAGGAGGTGCTCACCTTCGCCGATGCGAAGCAGGACTATGCCATCGTGATGGACCCGATGGACGGGTCGTCCCTGATCCAGACGAACCTCGCGGTCGGCACGATCATCGGGATCTTCGGCAACGGGTCGGTGCGGCAGAAGGGGCGGAACCTGAAGGCCGCACTCTACATGCTGTACGGCCCGATGACGACCCTCACCCTGACAATCGGGAAGGGCGTGCAGATCTTTGCGATGGACCACGAGGGCATCTACCGTCTCCTTGAAGCCGACGTCAGGATGCCCGAGGGCACCCTGTACGGCACCGGCGGGAAGAGGCCGGAGTGGACGGCGCCGCACACGGCGTTCATCGAGACGATCGAGAAAGAGGGGGCGAAGGTCCGCTACACCGGATCCTATGTGGCCGACTTCCACCAGATCCTCAAGTACGGCGGGATCTACTGCTACCCCGCCCTGAAGGACAAGCCGAAGGGCAAACTCCGCCTGATGTACGAGGCCGTCCCGGTCGGCTTCATCGCCGAGCAGGCCGGGGGCGCGATCACCGACGGCACCCGGAACCTCCTTGACGTGGAACCCGACGACCCGCACCAGCGCACCCCGATCTATGTCGGGTCTGCCGGCATGATCAGGAAGGTGAAGGAGATCTTCGGCAGGACGCACGCATGA
- a CDS encoding tetratricopeptide repeat protein yields the protein MKIKWLLLTAGILVVAGFYLSDRIADDPEYLSSGVADAGTMAASTLISFEQYEAAAACADLASTVVPDNPDLLRVKGKALSAQGRYDEAVVCYDMALTTGEGDAATLSEKGKALMKAGDFEGAIAASTNALALAPADLPALQTAGASSLLLGRYDEAVGYYD from the coding sequence GTGAAGATCAAGTGGCTCCTCCTCACTGCCGGCATCCTGGTCGTCGCCGGGTTCTACCTCTCCGACCGCATCGCCGATGACCCGGAGTATCTCTCGTCGGGGGTCGCCGATGCCGGCACCATGGCCGCCTCCACCCTCATCTCCTTCGAGCAGTACGAGGCGGCGGCCGCCTGTGCAGACCTCGCGAGCACGGTCGTCCCCGACAATCCCGACCTCCTGCGGGTGAAAGGAAAGGCCCTGTCAGCACAGGGGCGGTACGACGAAGCGGTCGTCTGCTATGACATGGCCCTCACCACCGGAGAGGGGGATGCAGCAACACTCTCGGAGAAAGGAAAGGCACTCATGAAGGCCGGCGACTTCGAAGGCGCCATCGCGGCATCGACGAATGCCCTCGCCCTCGCCCCGGCCGATCTCCCGGCCCTCCAGACGGCCGGGGCCTCAAGTCTCCTCCTCGGACGGTACGACGAGGCCGTCGGGTACTATGATCA
- a CDS encoding DUF99 family protein — MHMAKKGLRALGIAESFRGRERSTLAGVVMRRDGVIDGFGFGEVTVGGMDGTVAAISLFQGLEREDINCVLLSGCVIAWYNIIDPDAVSLATGLPVIVVTYEDSDGLEEDVSAHFPGDAERMEAYRRLGPRVPLRLGTGYTVYLRASGIDTADAGRVVDAFTRDGKVPEPLRVARLAARAAMRYTCQPR, encoded by the coding sequence ATGCACATGGCGAAGAAGGGGCTGCGTGCCCTCGGTATCGCCGAGAGTTTCCGGGGGCGGGAGAGGTCCACGCTTGCCGGCGTCGTGATGCGCAGGGACGGCGTGATCGACGGTTTCGGGTTTGGCGAGGTGACGGTCGGCGGCATGGACGGAACCGTTGCTGCGATATCGCTTTTTCAGGGACTGGAACGGGAGGATATCAACTGTGTCCTCCTCTCCGGGTGCGTCATTGCATGGTACAACATCATCGACCCGGACGCCGTCAGTCTGGCGACCGGTCTTCCTGTGATCGTGGTCACGTACGAGGACTCGGACGGTCTTGAAGAGGATGTCTCCGCCCACTTCCCGGGCGATGCGGAGAGGATGGAGGCGTACCGCCGCCTCGGCCCTCGCGTCCCCCTCCGCCTCGGCACAGGCTATACCGTCTATCTGCGGGCCTCGGGGATCGATACGGCGGACGCAGGGAGGGTCGTCGACGCCTTCACCCGCGACGGGAAGGTGCCCGAACCCCTGCGGGTCGCACGCCTCGCGGCCCGCGCCGCTATGCGGTATACGTGTCAACCGAGATGA
- a CDS encoding 5-formyltetrahydrofolate cyclo-ligase, which translates to MNAVRPEQPAAKQALRDSVKKLRFALSADEIQEKSRAVTARLLSLLDGAGTVMVYVSKNPEVDTAGLIDALLARGTRVVVPIIEKETHSLRLSYLEDRDVLVESTFHVPEPIGHEIPASPAALNAVIVPMVGFDRSGNRLGYGAGYYDRFLAECPDIRTIGIAFACQEVGAVPHEPFDRQMDAIITEYETLSCSPPGTCTKLK; encoded by the coding sequence ATGAATGCTGTGCGTCCTGAGCAGCCTGCGGCAAAACAGGCATTGCGGGACAGCGTGAAGAAACTCCGCTTCGCCCTCTCCGCAGACGAGATCCAGGAAAAAAGCAGGGCCGTCACCGCCCGGCTCCTCTCCCTCCTCGACGGGGCCGGGACCGTGATGGTCTATGTCTCCAAAAACCCGGAGGTCGATACGGCCGGCCTCATCGACGCCCTTCTTGCGCGGGGTACGCGGGTCGTCGTCCCGATCATCGAGAAGGAGACGCATTCCCTCCGCCTCTCCTATCTTGAAGACAGGGACGTGCTCGTGGAGAGCACCTTCCATGTGCCCGAACCCATCGGCCACGAGATACCGGCATCGCCCGCCGCCCTCAACGCCGTCATCGTCCCCATGGTAGGTTTCGACAGGTCGGGAAACCGCCTCGGGTACGGTGCCGGATATTACGACCGCTTTCTTGCAGAGTGCCCGGACATCCGCACCATCGGCATCGCCTTCGCCTGCCAGGAAGTCGGGGCCGTCCCTCACGAACCCTTTGATCGGCAGATGGACGCGATCATTACAGAATACGAAACCCTTTCCTGCTCCCCACCCGGAACCTGCACAAAGTTAAAATAA
- a CDS encoding LSM domain-containing protein: MVNSIVLPVKKVFSLVDSKISVEIKDEGRKLQGRLVAVDEHLNLHMDETIEFTGDQRGRNLGTVVIRGNNILTIAPLI; encoded by the coding sequence ATGGTCAACAGTATTGTTCTGCCAGTGAAAAAAGTTTTTTCGCTCGTTGATTCAAAGATTAGCGTAGAGATCAAGGACGAAGGCCGGAAGCTGCAGGGAAGACTCGTTGCCGTGGACGAGCACCTGAACCTGCACATGGACGAGACGATCGAGTTCACGGGCGACCAGCGGGGACGCAACCTCGGCACCGTCGTCATCAGGGGGAACAATATTCTTACGATCGCACCCCTTATCTGA
- a CDS encoding CDC48 family AAA ATPase, with the protein MQKDYRDLTVKEAYYEDAGRGIARLGIDVMKDLGLVSGDVIEIQGKQKAAAIVKPSYPEDTGKGIIRIDGTIRGDARVGIDDTVRVGKVEVGYGQKVVIQPTQPIRLVGGEQFLKRILVGRPVFEGQSIRVNVLGNPLTFVITKVAPKGIAIISEMTEVDLKETPYKPGEGVRKEATGVHYEDIGGLGRELDMVREMIELPMRHPELFKRLGIDPPKGVLLYGPPGTGKTLIAKAVANEVDAHFISLSGPEIMSKYYGESEERLREVFEEAQENAPTIIFIDEIDSIAPKREETKGEVERRVVAQLLALMDGLKARGQVVVIAATNIPDAIDPALRRGGRFDREIEIGIPDKKGRLEIFQVHTRGVPLAENVDLQHLADTTHGFVGADLALLVKEAAMHAIRQVIPKIKIEEEIPAELIDSLKVTGEDFDEARKHVEPSAMREVLVEVPDVKWESVGGLDDVKSELSEAVEWPLKYPEVFSRMHTRPPKGILLFGPPGTGKTMLAKATANESECNFISVKGPELLSKWVGESEKGVRQIFRKARQAAPSIVFFDEIDSLVPKRGSYANSSHVTESVVSQLLTELDGLEELKNVMVLGATNRPDMLDDALLRPGRLDRIIYVPPPDAGSRKKIFEVYLKGTEDLLAADVKVDDLVARTDGYVGADIEAVVREAKLAAMREFITAMKDKSAEERADAIGNVRVTARHFDLAFGKVKGSLPAERREEFERLSWEILYSGEQKGILEKAATLVKRAALVAGRGDETVRTLAEELRAANYAQKKDFAAITALSEKLEAALGVQKKPAYAEVTGHPQGS; encoded by the coding sequence ATGCAGAAAGATTATCGGGACCTTACTGTAAAAGAGGCTTATTACGAGGACGCCGGGCGCGGCATCGCGCGTCTTGGCATAGACGTGATGAAGGACCTCGGTCTCGTCTCCGGTGACGTGATCGAGATCCAGGGCAAACAGAAGGCTGCCGCCATCGTGAAGCCGAGTTATCCCGAGGACACGGGAAAAGGCATCATCAGGATCGACGGGACCATCAGGGGCGACGCCCGCGTCGGCATCGACGACACGGTCAGGGTCGGGAAAGTCGAGGTGGGCTACGGCCAGAAGGTCGTCATCCAGCCGACCCAGCCGATCAGGCTCGTCGGCGGCGAACAGTTCCTCAAGAGGATCCTGGTCGGCAGGCCGGTCTTCGAGGGCCAGTCCATCCGGGTCAATGTGCTCGGCAACCCCCTGACCTTCGTCATCACCAAGGTGGCTCCGAAGGGGATCGCGATCATCTCGGAGATGACCGAGGTCGACCTGAAGGAGACGCCGTACAAGCCAGGCGAGGGCGTGCGCAAGGAGGCCACGGGCGTCCACTACGAGGACATCGGCGGCCTCGGCCGCGAACTCGACATGGTCAGGGAGATGATCGAACTGCCCATGCGCCACCCCGAACTCTTCAAACGCCTGGGCATCGATCCCCCAAAGGGCGTCCTCCTGTACGGCCCGCCCGGCACCGGGAAGACCCTCATCGCCAAGGCCGTCGCAAACGAAGTGGACGCCCACTTCATCTCACTCTCAGGCCCGGAGATCATGAGCAAGTACTACGGCGAGTCCGAGGAACGCCTGCGCGAGGTCTTCGAGGAGGCGCAGGAGAACGCCCCGACGATCATCTTCATCGACGAGATCGACTCCATCGCCCCGAAACGCGAGGAGACGAAGGGCGAGGTGGAAAGAAGGGTCGTCGCCCAGCTCCTCGCCCTGATGGACGGCCTGAAGGCCCGCGGCCAGGTCGTCGTCATCGCCGCCACGAACATCCCGGACGCCATCGACCCGGCCCTCCGCCGCGGCGGCAGGTTCGACCGGGAGATCGAGATCGGCATCCCTGACAAGAAGGGGAGACTTGAGATCTTCCAGGTCCACACGCGGGGCGTCCCCCTCGCCGAGAACGTCGACCTCCAGCACCTCGCCGACACCACCCACGGCTTTGTCGGCGCCGACCTCGCCCTCCTCGTGAAGGAAGCGGCGATGCACGCAATCCGCCAGGTGATCCCGAAGATCAAGATCGAGGAGGAGATCCCGGCAGAACTGATCGATAGCCTCAAGGTCACGGGCGAGGACTTCGACGAGGCCAGAAAGCACGTCGAACCCTCGGCGATGCGCGAAGTGCTCGTCGAGGTGCCGGACGTGAAGTGGGAGAGCGTCGGCGGCCTCGACGACGTGAAGAGCGAACTCTCCGAGGCGGTGGAGTGGCCGCTGAAGTACCCCGAGGTCTTCAGCCGGATGCACACCAGGCCCCCGAAGGGCATCCTCCTCTTCGGCCCGCCCGGCACCGGCAAGACCATGCTTGCCAAGGCGACCGCCAATGAGAGCGAGTGCAACTTCATCTCGGTGAAGGGCCCAGAACTCCTCTCCAAGTGGGTCGGCGAGTCGGAGAAAGGAGTACGGCAGATCTTCAGAAAGGCGCGGCAGGCGGCCCCGTCGATCGTCTTCTTCGACGAGATCGACTCCCTCGTGCCGAAGCGCGGCTCGTACGCCAATTCCTCCCATGTGACCGAGAGCGTCGTCTCCCAGCTCCTCACCGAACTGGACGGCCTTGAGGAACTGAAGAACGTGATGGTGCTCGGCGCCACGAACAGGCCGGACATGCTCGATGATGCTCTGCTGCGGCCGGGCAGGCTCGACCGGATCATCTATGTGCCGCCGCCCGATGCAGGGAGCAGGAAGAAGATCTTCGAGGTGTACCTGAAGGGCACCGAGGACCTGCTTGCGGCCGACGTGAAGGTCGACGACCTTGTCGCCCGGACGGACGGCTATGTCGGCGCCGACATCGAGGCCGTGGTCAGGGAGGCGAAACTGGCGGCGATGCGCGAGTTTATCACGGCGATGAAGGACAAGTCGGCGGAAGAGCGGGCCGACGCCATCGGGAATGTGCGGGTCACCGCCAGGCACTTCGACCTTGCCTTCGGGAAAGTGAAAGGGTCTCTCCCGGCCGAGAGGCGCGAGGAGTTCGAGCGCCTCTCCTGGGAGATCCTGTACTCCGGCGAGCAGAAGGGCATTCTCGAAAAGGCGGCGACTCTCGTCAAGCGCGCCGCGCTTGTCGCCGGCAGGGGCGACGAGACGGTCAGGACGCTTGCAGAGGAACTGAGGGCGGCGAACTATGCGCAGAAGAAGGACTTTGCCGCGATCACGGCCCTCTCCGAAAAACTGGAGGCCGCTCTCGGGGTACAGAAAAAGCCGGCATATGCAGAGGTCACAGGGCACCCGCAAGGGAGCTGA
- a CDS encoding fructose 1,6-bisphosphatase, protein MTTVTVATADLGGFPAGQKAHPLVIERAAQVLRKEHGGLIIDSFVTRVGGRLACIFTHRDDPRIADLLTRVMEECRTLAGSLGLTGSGEAGRADLPVETGDGVLVFLSSGAAEGAWSEALARIFADPYTTPALVDDPLLRRGFTFTCTDGGFYPTPSGIYDLLAHIDDGASVVKVEGPETTVAAACTGADPALLLGTGRGCPPVAGVLAAVADSDFMPVSLCDAVPVCTKAVCLGFGIHDGMLIGPADLFDDPAFTRR, encoded by the coding sequence ATGACCACCGTCACGGTGGCGACGGCAGACCTCGGCGGGTTCCCGGCAGGCCAGAAGGCGCACCCTCTCGTCATCGAGAGGGCCGCACAGGTGCTCCGCAAAGAGCACGGCGGCCTCATCATCGATTCCTTCGTGACCAGAGTTGGCGGAAGGCTTGCCTGCATCTTCACCCACCGGGACGACCCGCGGATCGCCGACCTCCTCACCCGCGTGATGGAGGAGTGCCGCACCCTTGCAGGCAGTCTCGGCCTCACCGGATCGGGAGAGGCGGGGAGGGCGGACCTCCCTGTCGAGACCGGAGACGGCGTCCTCGTCTTCCTCTCCAGCGGGGCGGCTGAAGGGGCCTGGAGCGAGGCGCTCGCCCGCATCTTCGCCGACCCCTACACGACGCCTGCCCTTGTGGACGACCCCCTCCTCCGCCGGGGTTTTACCTTCACCTGCACTGACGGCGGGTTCTATCCCACTCCGTCCGGCATCTACGACCTTCTGGCGCACATCGACGACGGTGCGTCTGTCGTGAAGGTCGAGGGGCCTGAGACGACCGTCGCCGCCGCCTGCACAGGCGCCGACCCGGCCCTCCTCCTCGGCACCGGCAGGGGATGCCCGCCGGTCGCCGGCGTCCTCGCCGCCGTCGCGGACTCAGACTTCATGCCTGTCAGCCTCTGCGACGCCGTGCCGGTCTGCACAAAGGCCGTCTGCCTGGGATTCGGTATCCATGACGGGATGCTCATCGGTCCGGCAGACCTCTTCGACGACCCCGCCTTCACCCGGCGGTGA